One window from the genome of Sulfuricurvum sp. encodes:
- a CDS encoding DUF1819 family protein has product MSKNDNYCLSFTMGGLFHSESIKILELFNIFHNWNEVSQRALESNILQSRTVSTSKRALREIIARLKTLTMDELDLLSNGSVHDQKYLLWLSTCRRYVFIHDFAVEVIRERYLTLKHDLPNEEFDTFYNSKEQWYEELEKIAESTKSKLRNVLFKILREAEIIDANKLILPAMLTNDLIGCIAKHNINDLLIFPISDIDLQKADR; this is encoded by the coding sequence TTGAGCAAAAATGATAATTACTGCTTGTCATTTACAATGGGAGGATTATTTCATTCGGAATCCATAAAGATACTAGAATTATTTAATATTTTCCATAATTGGAATGAAGTTTCTCAAAGAGCACTTGAATCCAACATATTGCAGAGCAGAACCGTTAGCACTTCTAAGAGAGCATTGAGAGAAATTATTGCACGTCTCAAAACACTTACTATGGATGAGTTAGATCTACTTTCAAATGGCTCAGTTCATGATCAAAAATATCTTTTATGGCTAAGTACGTGCAGAAGATATGTGTTTATACATGATTTTGCAGTTGAAGTGATTCGTGAACGTTATTTGACGCTAAAGCATGATCTTCCGAATGAAGAATTTGATACTTTTTATAATTCAAAAGAGCAGTGGTATGAAGAGTTGGAAAAAATAGCAGAATCAACGAAAAGTAAATTACGTAATGTCTTATTTAAGATTCTCAGAGAAGCAGAGATCATCGATGCAAATAAACTCATTTTACCTGCTATGTTGACAAATGACTTGATAGGCTGTATCGCCAAACACAACATTAATGATTTATTGATTTTTCCAATTTCTGATATCGACTTACAAAAGGCAGATAGATGA
- a CDS encoding DUF1788 domain-containing protein, with the protein MSDIQYKSIGDRYEHLLSVMSSERFKKKEGLGNEVPFFICPFKTKETVEIEKLQRQLANKLTQSGVPVLEINLYDLAIEILKENDDWDYYLEQEVEMTKDRFKEELQSILDIETVFTPEIAKKMKNATFDIMFITGVGEVFPYIRSHNILNNLQKIAKDKPTVMFFPGDYRHSLETGASLELFEKLRDDKYYRAFNIFHYEV; encoded by the coding sequence ATGAGTGATATTCAATACAAGTCTATTGGTGATAGATATGAACATCTGTTAAGTGTAATGAGTAGTGAACGATTCAAAAAAAAAGAGGGACTAGGTAATGAAGTACCATTTTTTATTTGTCCATTCAAGACAAAAGAGACGGTAGAGATTGAAAAGCTTCAGCGTCAATTGGCAAATAAATTGACACAGTCTGGTGTACCAGTTTTGGAAATAAATCTTTATGATTTAGCTATAGAGATTTTAAAAGAAAATGACGATTGGGATTATTATTTAGAACAAGAAGTAGAGATGACTAAAGACCGATTCAAAGAAGAATTACAGTCGATCTTAGACATAGAAACTGTTTTTACACCTGAAATAGCTAAAAAAATGAAAAATGCTACATTTGATATTATGTTTATTACAGGTGTTGGTGAAGTCTTTCCATACATAAGATCACACAATATTTTAAACAATTTACAAAAAATTGCAAAAGACAAGCCAACTGTGATGTTTTTTCCAGGCGACTATAGACACTCTTTGGAAACAGGTGCATCGTTGGAACTGTTTGAAAAGCTTAGAGATGACAAATATTATAGAGCATTTAATATATTCCACTATGAAGTATGA
- the brxC gene encoding BREX system P-loop protein BrxC has product MKLATIFKQPVDRPIEGVIKADDDASLALEVREYVLTNEVEKRLEKFLDAYNHYEGANGVWISGFFGSGKSHLLKMVALLLENRVLDDKSVLDSFLEKCGDNEILRGDIKKAVSVPSQSILFNIDQKADVISKTEIDALLSVFVKVFDEACGYYGKQPYIAQFERDLDTDGLLDEFKAEFEQLASNDWAWGRMRAKRVASYVDEAYNKVSSQKVTDILDKYRSDYSLSIEDFAEHVAGYIDSKGKDFRLNFFVDEVGQYIAENTKLMTNLQTVAESLATKCRGQAWVIVTAQEDMNSVIGEMNQKMGNDFSKIQARFLNRMKLTSADVAEVIQKRLLLKNDEGIDVLSKVYHEQVNNFKTMFDFTDGSQQYKNFQDRDHFIHSYPFIPYQFVLFQSAIQDLSKHGAFEGEHTAVGERSMLGVFREVAIQISNHNIGQLATFDLMFEGIRTALKSQIQRAITVAEKHLDNKFAIRLLKALFLVKYVKEFKPTMRNLSVLMLEDFNQDQAALRRNIEEALNLLEQQTYIQRNGDLYEFLTDEEKDVEQEIKNTDVEASDVAEELQKIIFDQIIKNRKIRFSENSQDYVYARKLDDKLQGRDYDLSIHVITPLNENAANESILRMHNMGKDELLVIMPEDDRLVRDILMYKRTEKYIRQNISVTQQEAIKRILTDKGYQNRERHADLQNNIKAALSKAKLYVGENEQDISSEDPQIRINKAFQVLILRAYPNLVMLRGIEYTEKDVSQCLKRSKDGLFSNDATSLADSEQEILAFIQSNKRGGVRSTIKSVVERFESKPYGWYFAAIACNIAHLIGRGKIELKDDSNTLEDKALEKALLNTSMHPNIVIEPQLDFTQAQVRNLKEIYGEVFDAPPRNGEAKELAIETSQSFKDKLSELEKMVVQKSQFPFLVTLNEVILMLHDIANKPYTWYLSELTNYEDKLFSYKTKIIAPIISFMSNGSLKTIYQEAVQFLDKQKANFAYIDDSEVKLIADILVDTECYKDNKLNTAKTLMGILTQKIQDALQKELTSVTSAVNIFKNRLESSEDFTKLTGDQQAAYLQKFDDFINSMSSQTLIAVISDNLRRFEDREYQSMLIEISSLVTPKPTQTVVGELTSTTISTTEPKIEYVKSRELNLNFNKPWLANEDDVDSYLEKMRIALLREIRDGKRIQI; this is encoded by the coding sequence ATGAAATTAGCCACTATATTTAAGCAACCTGTAGATAGACCAATCGAAGGCGTAATTAAAGCCGATGACGATGCTAGTTTAGCACTAGAGGTTCGGGAGTACGTTTTAACCAATGAAGTGGAAAAAAGACTTGAGAAATTTTTGGATGCCTACAATCACTACGAAGGAGCGAATGGCGTTTGGATTTCTGGATTTTTCGGTTCTGGTAAATCTCACTTGCTTAAAATGGTGGCGCTTCTTTTAGAAAATAGAGTACTTGATGATAAATCTGTCTTAGACTCATTTCTTGAAAAATGTGGTGATAATGAGATCCTTAGAGGAGATATTAAGAAAGCTGTATCGGTACCATCTCAAAGTATCCTTTTTAATATTGACCAAAAAGCTGATGTTATTAGTAAAACAGAGATCGATGCTCTTCTCTCTGTATTTGTAAAAGTATTTGACGAAGCATGTGGATATTATGGTAAACAGCCATATATTGCACAATTTGAAAGAGATTTAGATACTGATGGCTTGCTGGATGAGTTTAAAGCTGAATTTGAACAGCTTGCATCAAACGATTGGGCTTGGGGACGGATGCGTGCTAAAAGAGTTGCATCTTATGTTGACGAGGCATACAATAAAGTTTCATCTCAAAAAGTCACCGATATTTTGGATAAGTATCGAAGCGACTACAGTTTGTCTATTGAAGATTTTGCTGAACATGTCGCTGGCTATATAGATTCAAAAGGGAAAGATTTCAGATTGAATTTTTTTGTTGATGAGGTTGGTCAATATATTGCAGAGAATACCAAGCTTATGACGAATTTACAAACTGTGGCAGAGTCACTAGCAACTAAATGTCGTGGTCAGGCTTGGGTTATTGTGACTGCCCAAGAAGACATGAACAGTGTCATCGGTGAAATGAATCAGAAAATGGGAAATGACTTTAGTAAAATTCAAGCCCGTTTTTTAAATCGGATGAAGCTTACGAGTGCTGATGTGGCTGAAGTTATTCAAAAAAGGCTACTGCTTAAAAATGATGAAGGGATTGATGTTCTCAGTAAGGTTTATCACGAACAAGTCAATAATTTTAAAACAATGTTTGATTTTACGGATGGATCACAGCAATATAAAAATTTTCAAGATAGAGATCATTTCATTCATAGCTATCCTTTTATCCCCTATCAATTTGTTCTATTTCAATCAGCTATTCAGGATCTTTCCAAGCATGGTGCTTTTGAAGGTGAACATACTGCAGTGGGCGAACGCTCCATGTTGGGTGTTTTTAGAGAAGTAGCAATTCAAATCAGCAACCATAACATCGGACAGCTTGCTACTTTTGACTTAATGTTTGAAGGTATTCGTACTGCGTTGAAATCACAAATACAGCGAGCTATCACTGTTGCAGAGAAGCATCTTGATAATAAATTTGCGATAAGACTGCTCAAGGCATTGTTTTTGGTTAAATATGTCAAAGAGTTTAAACCTACAATGCGAAATCTCTCTGTGCTGATGTTAGAAGATTTTAATCAGGATCAAGCTGCGCTTCGTAGAAACATAGAAGAGGCACTAAACTTACTTGAGCAACAAACATATATACAACGAAACGGTGATCTTTATGAGTTTCTCACTGATGAAGAGAAAGATGTTGAACAAGAAATTAAAAATACTGACGTAGAAGCATCTGATGTAGCTGAAGAACTTCAAAAAATTATCTTTGACCAGATCATAAAAAATAGAAAAATACGTTTTAGCGAAAACTCGCAAGATTATGTATATGCACGAAAGTTGGATGATAAATTGCAAGGAAGAGACTATGATCTTTCGATCCATGTCATTACACCATTAAATGAAAATGCAGCGAATGAGTCCATTCTTCGTATGCATAATATGGGTAAAGATGAACTGCTTGTGATTATGCCTGAAGACGATAGATTGGTTCGTGATATTTTGATGTATAAGCGAACAGAAAAATACATTCGTCAAAATATATCCGTAACACAGCAAGAAGCCATCAAAAGAATTCTTACTGATAAGGGTTACCAAAACAGAGAACGACATGCTGATTTGCAAAATAATATTAAAGCAGCACTTTCTAAAGCAAAACTATATGTGGGTGAAAACGAGCAGGATATTAGCAGTGAAGATCCGCAGATTCGTATCAATAAAGCATTTCAAGTTTTGATACTAAGAGCTTACCCAAATCTTGTAATGCTAAGAGGAATTGAATACACTGAGAAGGATGTCTCTCAGTGTCTAAAACGTTCAAAAGATGGTCTTTTTAGTAATGACGCTACTTCGTTAGCTGATTCAGAACAGGAGATCCTTGCATTTATTCAGAGCAACAAACGTGGTGGCGTCCGAAGCACTATCAAAAGTGTTGTGGAAAGATTTGAATCAAAGCCTTATGGATGGTATTTTGCTGCAATAGCTTGTAATATAGCTCACCTGATAGGTAGAGGTAAAATAGAACTAAAAGATGACAGTAATACTCTTGAAGACAAAGCATTGGAAAAAGCACTACTAAACACGAGCATGCATCCTAATATTGTCATAGAGCCACAGCTTGATTTTACTCAAGCTCAAGTAAGAAACCTAAAAGAAATTTATGGAGAGGTTTTTGATGCACCTCCTCGTAATGGAGAAGCAAAAGAGCTAGCCATTGAAACATCACAAAGCTTTAAAGATAAGTTATCAGAGCTGGAAAAAATGGTAGTTCAAAAATCACAATTTCCATTTTTAGTTACGCTAAATGAAGTTATTTTAATGCTGCATGACATTGCGAATAAGCCTTACACGTGGTACTTAAGCGAGTTAACAAACTATGAAGACAAGCTTTTTAGTTATAAAACTAAAATAATCGCTCCTATTATTTCATTTATGAGTAATGGTTCGCTCAAAACTATCTATCAAGAGGCTGTACAATTTCTTGATAAGCAAAAAGCTAATTTTGCTTACATCGATGATAGTGAAGTGAAATTGATAGCTGATATTTTAGTAGATACTGAATGCTATAAAGATAACAAGCTAAATACTGCGAAAACATTAATGGGAATATTGACGCAAAAAATTCAAGACGCATTGCAAAAAGAGCTTACTAGCGTAACATCGGCTGTTAATATATTCAAAAATCGACTCGAATCTTCTGAGGATTTTACGAAACTTACGGGAGATCAACAAGCTGCTTATTTGCAAAAATTCGATGATTTTATAAATAGTATGAGTTCTCAAACACTTATAGCGGTGATTAGCGATAATCTACGACGTTTTGAAGATCGTGAGTATCAGAGTATGCTTATAGAGATATCCTCACTTGTTACACCAAAACCTACGCAGACTGTAGTAGGCGAACTTACAAGTACAACAATATCAACTACAGAGCCAAAAATTGAATATGTTAAAAGTAGAGAACTGAATCTAAATTTTAATAAGCCTTGGCTTGCAAATGAAGATGATGTGGACAGTTATTTGGAAAAAATGAGAATAGCACTGCTTAGAGAAATCAGAGATGGAAAAAGGATTCAAATATGA
- a CDS encoding AAA family ATPase translates to MITKLKLTNFTVFDELNIDFSPKINIIIGENGTGKTQLLKAGYALSTNNKISDSDIETSLTSRLLKLYMPMDDKIGKMKKYGTDEIAKMKITFDSEKSFECSFNHNSRNIAVQENNDYFAYISQSTYIPTKEVLSFMKGFTSLYENYKLSFDQTYFDICSLLDLPEIHEDKLHVKSRWAMNEIEVICGGKFKFYGGGKVTFIVGDDEYSANSMAEGFRKAGMISRLLETGAIAPGITGTLFWDEPETNMNPKLMRLFVEILLELSRNGQQIVIATHDYVFLKWFDLLKNEAKDDHIRFHVLYKDNLDSVIKLQSTDSYIQIEPNAISDTFNDITKEQVKLKMAGLGQ, encoded by the coding sequence ATGATCACAAAATTAAAACTTACAAATTTTACTGTCTTTGATGAACTTAATATAGATTTTTCTCCTAAAATTAATATTATTATAGGTGAAAATGGCACAGGTAAAACGCAGCTGTTGAAAGCTGGATATGCTTTATCTACTAACAATAAAATATCTGACAGTGATATTGAAACTAGCTTGACATCTAGACTGCTTAAATTGTATATGCCAATGGATGACAAAATTGGTAAAATGAAAAAATATGGAACGGATGAAATTGCAAAAATGAAAATTACTTTTGATAGTGAAAAAAGTTTTGAATGTAGTTTTAATCACAACTCCAGAAACATTGCTGTTCAAGAAAATAATGACTATTTTGCATACATAAGTCAATCAACTTATATTCCTACAAAAGAAGTTCTTTCCTTTATGAAGGGCTTTACGAGTCTTTATGAAAACTACAAGTTATCATTTGATCAAACATACTTTGATATTTGTTCTCTTTTGGATTTACCTGAGATACATGAAGATAAATTACATGTAAAATCTAGATGGGCTATGAATGAGATTGAAGTTATATGCGGTGGTAAATTCAAGTTTTATGGTGGAGGTAAAGTTACATTTATTGTTGGTGATGATGAGTATTCAGCAAACTCCATGGCTGAAGGCTTTAGAAAAGCTGGAATGATTTCAAGACTTTTGGAGACTGGAGCTATCGCACCAGGAATCACTGGAACACTTTTTTGGGATGAACCAGAAACGAATATGAACCCAAAATTAATGAGATTATTTGTTGAAATACTTTTAGAGCTTTCAAGAAATGGTCAGCAAATAGTCATAGCAACTCATGATTATGTATTTTTAAAATGGTTTGATTTACTAAAAAATGAAGCAAAAGATGATCATATTAGATTCCATGTTTTGTACAAAGACAATCTTGATTCAGTAATTAAACTACAAAGCACAGACAGTTATATTCAAATAGAACCGAATGCCATTTCAGATACATTTAACGATATTACAAAAGAACAAGTAAAATTGAAAATGGCTGGATTAGGTCAATGA